The following are from one region of the Sandaracinus amylolyticus genome:
- the polA gene encoding DNA polymerase I: MARTERLVLVDGSWLVFRAFFGLPSNLATRTGLHTNATFGFATMFRKLFSGRMPDRGAVVFDAPGATVREEKFPQYKAQRPPIAGELREQLAWIDRVVSANHFPMLRVPGYEADDVIATLAKRGLEMGMEVVIVAGDKDLAQMVREGIRMQDTMKDVVYDAELVRKKWGVPPQRIPDLLALMGDNVDNIPGVPGIGQKGAAQLLETYGSIDGILANVEQLKGKQKATLIEHAEEVKLYRELATIDPDVPLDVSLDALIIAPPDRTELDALYRELEFYSLLSGGDEARASDTTTSAVRCLGTLDAARAAMDALPRDRDVAVQPVFEPIAHVVRGDLVGLAFAATAGDPFYLPLTGQGACLGEEGLALVRPFFEDASRPKAVHDAKQLEILLRRENVTLRGDVFDTMLASFLVEPNKCIPHRLDQVAKEYVQRGVPPLKSLVGSGQKERKPSEATCEEAASWAGQLADVVLALAPVLRERLEKEGQRGVYEKVERPLSSVLASMELAGIRVDQADLGAMSEEFKARKAEIEQRIYALAGHEFNIGSTKQLADVLFEELKLPVVKKTKTGYSTDAEVLERLAPKHEIARLILQQRELAKLINTYTDVLREAVSPETGRVHASFLQTTGVSGRLITTDPDLQRTPVRTPEGKRIRKAFVAPEGTVLIAADWSQIELRVLAQFSDDARLLEAFRENLDLHRRTASLLFSIAPEDVTSEQRNIGKTVNFATIYGQGATALGQILGIPRKDAQRYIEQYFEHYAGVRAWLDRTIARAHETGYVETLLGRRRYIPELSSLNSTDRATGERIAANTPIQGSAADLCKLAMLAIARRLPEVAPSTRMLLQVHDELVFEAPPAEVELASAVIRGEMERPWSDLRVPLVVEIGVGRSWGEAK, encoded by the coding sequence ATGGCTCGCACAGAACGCCTCGTCCTGGTCGACGGCAGCTGGCTCGTCTTCCGCGCCTTCTTCGGCCTCCCGTCGAATCTCGCGACGCGCACCGGGCTGCACACCAACGCGACCTTCGGGTTCGCGACGATGTTCCGGAAGCTCTTCTCGGGGCGCATGCCCGATCGCGGCGCCGTCGTGTTCGACGCGCCGGGCGCGACGGTGCGCGAGGAGAAGTTCCCGCAGTACAAGGCGCAGCGCCCGCCGATCGCGGGTGAGCTGCGCGAGCAGCTGGCGTGGATCGATCGCGTGGTGAGCGCGAACCACTTCCCGATGCTGCGGGTGCCCGGCTACGAGGCCGACGACGTCATCGCGACGCTCGCGAAGCGCGGGCTCGAGATGGGCATGGAGGTCGTGATCGTCGCAGGCGACAAGGACCTCGCGCAGATGGTGCGCGAGGGCATCCGCATGCAGGACACGATGAAGGACGTCGTCTACGACGCCGAGCTCGTGCGCAAGAAGTGGGGCGTGCCCCCGCAGCGCATCCCCGACCTGCTCGCGCTGATGGGCGACAACGTCGACAACATCCCCGGCGTGCCCGGCATCGGTCAGAAGGGCGCGGCGCAGCTCCTCGAGACCTACGGATCGATCGACGGGATCCTCGCGAACGTCGAGCAGCTCAAGGGCAAGCAGAAGGCCACGCTGATCGAGCACGCCGAGGAGGTGAAGCTCTATCGCGAGCTCGCGACGATCGATCCCGACGTGCCGCTCGACGTCTCGCTCGACGCGCTGATCATCGCGCCGCCCGATCGCACCGAGCTCGACGCGCTCTACCGCGAGCTCGAGTTCTACTCGCTGCTCTCGGGCGGCGACGAAGCGCGCGCGAGCGACACCACGACGAGCGCGGTGCGCTGCCTCGGCACCCTCGACGCGGCGCGCGCCGCGATGGACGCGCTGCCGCGCGATCGCGACGTCGCGGTGCAGCCGGTCTTCGAGCCGATCGCGCACGTGGTGCGCGGCGATCTCGTCGGGCTCGCGTTCGCCGCGACGGCCGGCGACCCGTTCTATCTGCCGCTCACCGGACAGGGCGCGTGCCTCGGCGAGGAAGGGCTCGCGCTGGTGCGCCCGTTCTTCGAGGACGCGTCGCGACCCAAGGCGGTGCACGACGCGAAGCAGCTCGAGATCCTGCTGCGCCGCGAGAACGTCACGCTGCGCGGCGACGTGTTCGACACGATGCTCGCGTCGTTCCTCGTCGAGCCGAACAAGTGCATCCCGCACCGGCTCGATCAGGTCGCGAAGGAGTACGTGCAGCGCGGTGTGCCGCCGCTGAAGTCGCTGGTCGGCAGCGGGCAGAAGGAGCGCAAGCCGAGCGAGGCGACGTGCGAGGAGGCCGCGTCGTGGGCCGGGCAGCTCGCCGACGTGGTGCTCGCGCTCGCGCCGGTGCTGCGCGAGCGGCTCGAGAAGGAAGGGCAGCGCGGGGTCTACGAGAAGGTCGAGCGCCCGCTCTCGAGCGTGCTCGCGTCGATGGAGCTCGCGGGCATCCGGGTCGACCAGGCCGACCTCGGCGCGATGAGCGAGGAGTTCAAGGCGCGCAAGGCCGAGATCGAGCAGCGCATCTACGCGCTCGCGGGCCACGAGTTCAACATCGGCTCGACCAAGCAGCTCGCCGACGTGCTCTTCGAGGAGCTGAAGCTGCCGGTCGTGAAGAAGACGAAGACCGGCTACAGCACCGACGCCGAGGTGCTGGAGCGGCTCGCGCCCAAGCACGAGATCGCGCGCCTCATCCTCCAGCAGCGCGAGCTCGCGAAGCTGATCAACACGTACACCGACGTTCTGCGCGAGGCGGTCTCGCCCGAGACCGGGCGGGTGCACGCGAGCTTCCTGCAGACGACCGGGGTGTCGGGGCGGCTCATCACGACCGATCCCGATCTGCAGCGCACGCCGGTGCGCACGCCCGAGGGCAAGCGCATCCGCAAGGCGTTCGTCGCGCCCGAGGGCACGGTGCTGATCGCCGCGGACTGGAGCCAGATCGAGCTGCGCGTCCTCGCTCAGTTCTCCGACGACGCGCGGCTGCTCGAGGCGTTCCGCGAGAACCTCGACCTGCATCGTCGCACCGCGTCGCTGCTCTTCTCGATCGCGCCCGAGGACGTCACGTCCGAGCAGCGCAACATCGGGAAGACCGTGAACTTCGCGACGATCTACGGGCAGGGCGCGACCGCGCTCGGGCAGATCCTCGGCATCCCGCGCAAGGACGCGCAGCGCTACATCGAGCAGTACTTCGAGCACTACGCGGGCGTGCGCGCGTGGCTCGATCGCACCATCGCGAGGGCGCACGAGACCGGCTACGTCGAGACCCTGCTCGGTCGTCGCCGCTACATCCCCGAGCTCTCGAGCCTGAACTCGACCGATCGCGCGACCGGCGAGCGCATCGCGGCGAACACGCCGATCCAGGGCTCGGCCGCGGACCTCTGCAAGCTCGCGATGCTCGCGATCGCGCGCCGGCTGCCCGAGGTCGCGCCGAGCACGCGCATGCTGCTGCAGGTGCACGACGAGCTGGTGTTCGAGGCGCCGCCCGCGGAGGTGGAGCTTGCCAGCGCCGTCATCCGTGGCGAGATGGAGCGCCCGTGGTCCGACCTGCGTGTTCCGCTGGTCGTCGAGATCGGCGTCGGTCGGAGCTGGGGGGAAGCGAAGTAG